The nucleotide sequence ACAAAACACCAGAGAACCCACGCAGGgttgaaaccatttacatgtactgaatgtggtaaaagcttcagttacAGATCATATTTCATAATTCACCAGACAATTCACACTGGagtaaaaccatttacatgtactgaatgtggcaaAATCTTTAGGCATAGAGCGTCCCTTATAATTCACCAGAGAATACACACTGGcgtgaaaccatttacatgtaccgAATGTGGAGAAAGCTTCTCTTACATAGCATCTCTCATAAAGCACCAGAGAAGGCACGGTGGAGTggaaccatttacatgtactgagtgtggtaaaggcTTCAATAAAAAGAGCAGCCTCACgagccaccagagaatccacactggagaaaaaccatttaaatgtttggAGTGTGGTGAAAGTTTCTCTTATGTAGCATCTGTTAGAAAACATGAAAGAATGCACAGTGGattaaagccatttacatgtactgaatgtggtaaaagcttcagttggAAAGAAAACCTCAAGGTCCACCAGAGAGTGCATAGTGGAGTGAAGCCATttatatgtactgagtgtggtaaatgcTTCAGTTGCAAGGCAAGCCTTATAGTTCACCAGAGAAAGCACAGTGGAgtgaagccatttacatgtattgagtgtggtaaaagctttagtcgCAAGGCAAGCCTCATGGTGCATCAGGTAAGCCACAGTGGATTGAAGCCATTTggatgtactgagtgtggtaaaagcttcagtcacaAATCAACCCTCAGAGCCCACCAGAGCATTCACACTGgtgtgaaaccatttacatgtactgagtgtggtaaaagttttcGAATGAAGGCACAGTTCACAagtcaccagagaatccacactggattaaaacaatttacttgtactgagtgtggtaaaagcttcagttgcCAGTCAAACCTTAAAGTCCACCAGAGTGTCCACACTGgtgtgaaaccatttacatgcactgagtgtggtaaaagatTTCGAATAAAGGCACATTTCACAagtcaccagagaatccacactggagttaAACCATTTACCTgtattgaatgtggtaaaagctttcgAATGAAGGCCCAATTCACAAaccaccagagaatccatactggagtaAAACCATTTACCTGTACTGAATGCGATAAAAAGTTTAGTTGTAAAGGAAACTTAAGATGTCATCAGAGACTCCACACTGGTGTGAAAccatttgcatgtactgagtgtggtaaaggcTTCAGTCAGAAGGGTCATCTCACCAGTCACCAGAGAATCCATCCTTAAGTAAACCTGTTTACATATACTTTGTGTGATAAATACTTTAGTCtaaaggcaaaccttacagtcatCCAGAAAATCCACAGTGCAGTAAAGTAAATTAAATGTATTGTGTGGTAAACTCTTTTATTGGAAGGCATGTCTCACTAATCACCAGAGAAACACACTTGAGTGAAATAATTTATATGTATTGAATGTGGTTAAAAGTGTTAAACATATTCCACTACAGAATCCACAGTGGaaggaaaccatttacatgtacttaGTATTGTAAAAACAGCTGGAAGGAAAACCTCAgtccaccagagaatccatagTGAAGTGAAACCATTCACATGTACTGACTGTTGTAAATGGTTCTCTGAAAAGTTATGTCTCAGAATGCAtgagagcagggcttcccaaacctgtgctgGAGACCCACAGCTAGTCATGTTTgcaggatatctacagtgaatatgcatgagatacatttgcattccATGGAGACTCagaatatgcaaatgtatctcatgcatattcactgtggatatcctgaaagcccaactggctgtggggtccccaggacaggtttgggaagccctgcactagAGAAATCACATTGGAGTAAAAGCTTCTTTGAGAGAACAAAAAGCAAGAATCATCAGCGTTTGCACACAGGGCTGAAAGACAACATTCTGTAATGGAAAATTAAGCAAACTGAGAAAATCTCTCTGACTCAGGACAGTAGCATAAACGTATTTGAGCAGGAATGTATATACAAATATCTAGGGGAGAGTGAAGGTGCACAAATTTAGCAGACGTTACTGAGCGAAAAGTCTAATAAAAATACtataggacagtggttctcaacctttttcccatcatgataCACCTAccagaccacactcacatgtgtaACACATTGCAATTTACaacggaaataaaaaataaaggtccagtattatttttattgttaagattgacaagaaaaaaatacatattctgtctgaacagaaattgcataaacagtaaacatcccacaccaatacagcaccaatttccagcacttaacagtaaccaccttacctaagaaaaggcaacacttaaaatattacaccaggccttaagacacgaattcatctcctattaggaaaacggaccaagtcaggctgctatagagccctacacagaaattacatgccagcagaaaaccacacctgaatcacatgtgctgaccctcacctaacaaagaataaagagaccaaaaggCATAACTataagcatgcagacaaaaacagaattggaaaccgcaacaagccagagtctctgtatgtagtgcaacaaaggaaaaaaagaaacatcacccatctttataaaacaaatcaagaaatataaaatcagtagcagtaaaaccatactaacaaaaagaacagattatttgaaaacagcggatgaatggaatatccaataattaaaaactcatataaaaaatttctagatatcaataaaatatttaaaaatagcagacacaaagacccagtaatgaaaaataataaggatacaaacaattttttgctctgtatacctgggaacgtttgatatccaggtgccctgagattgttttgaattagcaggaggagggatggtttgcttgcaactttctcctctctctctctcacacactggctcacaaatacacatgctttttctctctcacttatatagactcttaatcacacatttacacacatgctatcttttcaggcttacacacacaggctttcaatcacacacgtacatgctgtctttttctctcacacacagactctcattcgcatgcttacaaacatgctctctctctttctctcatttacatacaggctctcaatcacatactcacatgctccctcacctaaaccagctctcaatcacacacacactctctttcacatgtacaggctctcaatcattcacatacatgctctctcactcacacacaaacaaaggatctcaaacacacatgcttgctcattcactcactctccccctctctcctgaactagcggcagcagcagcagcagcctcctgcaCTTCTAAcactaaaggcagcagcaacctacttcattttcagccctcgcaaagaaaggagtcccatcagccgcggggGTTGATgacattctttgtttttctccaagccactctgctcattcctcaggctgcacCTCTCATCTTTTCTTCGGGCCCACACtacctgcactagcatggtctcttcttcccacccactgCTCACCACGTCTTCTTCCATGCCACAGGGTGGgtgagcaggaagaagagagcgtGCCAGTACCACTGACTTCAGCTCTCCTGCCACAttctgcccaggctatcagcattttaagcctgggcggaggacctattttgctcgggagggggagcagctgggtctgCGGGgaactgggaagtgtggcgacacacgtgcatgttcttggcgacacaccggttgagaaccactgctataggagaggagtggccaattccagtccttggGAACCACAAATAAACTGGGTTTCAGGATCTCCATAATGAATACGCATAAGGTAATTTCCATGCagtattgtatgcaaatctaatgtgtattcattatgaatatcctaaaAATGTGGCTTAATTATGGCTCTTGTGGACCAGAGTTAGTAAAATGGAATTACTTAGACTGAGTCTGACAACTCTGGCTAAGGATGTGTTCGGAAGCAAGGCCTTAATGGTCTCGGAGGTCTCACACTAGCAAACATCGCATGACTGTAACGTGTGAGAATAAAAGTAGTAAACACTAAATGTGCAGAATCAAAAGAAAGGCAGTTGTTTTGGCAAATTGTATATGTTTCTCAAAACATACTTTCAGGTGCAGACAGAAAGAGGGGGTATAactagggcttaatttgtagtcAAAAAAgaagagtgggggtggggggagaggtggCTGGAGGCAGGTCCAGGTCTAGGGGTGAACACTCTTTTAAACACAAACCCTCTCCAACACATATATAAGTGAATACACTCTTCCTCCTCCATATCCCAGAGATCCTTCATCCCTAGCTCACACCAGTGCTCAGTCCCAGCCATTTTTTCAACCACTGGTATGCCACTGATTCAGATGatcattttattttctgctgAAAAGAAACTTAATGAGATTTTATATGGCATTCATTCCAGCTTCTTGTTGCTTATCTTTAAGCAAGGACATTTAGAGAGTACAGAATGTTAAAGCAAAGAAAACTGTTTTTGTTATAATAATACATTGTAAAGATTTACAACGGGGCTAGATTCATATttgttctcctttcttttcctgcattcggtttgcttttttgattgccaccgcacactgaaccaaggatttcaaagtgttatcaaCTTTGACACCCAGGTCCTTTTCTTGTATGGTaactcaacattgtgtaactacagtgtgggttacttttccccatgtgcaccactttgcacttgtccatattaaatttcatttgtcattaaaTCTTGCAAGATTCTCCTGTAATTTTTCACATTACGCTATGATTTAacaacattgaataattttgtattgtctgcagatttgataatttcactcgttgttcccttttccagatcatttataaatatattaaaaagcaccggtcccagtacagatccactgtttacccttctcttctaagaaaactgaccaattagacctactctctttttcctgtcttttactcaatctcctataccatgactttttagttttcttagaagcctctcatgaaggactgtgtcaaatgccttctgaaaatccaaatacgctacatCCACCGGCTCAGCATTATCCACATGTtgattaacctcttcaaaaaatgtatcagattGGTGAGACAATCCAGGCTGGCTGTGCCATTAACCCATGTCTATCTCTGTGTTGTCTGAGTTTGTCCTTTAGAAGAATTTCCACGATTTTCCCTGGGTCTGATATCAGATTCAGTGGGCTATAGTTTATCTGACCTTGGACTCAGGGCCATGCAGCCACTTCTCAAAATTCTGATAACTAAAGCGCAGATCAACATTTTCCCCCACCAccaagaacaatcctgtaaaaacatatggggcaaattttaaaagcgttgctcatacTAAAAAGTCCGTATACGTGAGTACCTGGGCCATGTGTGAGCAACGCATGTCTTAAAAGGCATAAATTATGAGTGTATCTATGCATGCGCGAGTAAAATAAAAGGGGAAGAGTTGGGGATGGGGATAGGCGGCCGGGAGTATGGCCAacggttacgcacgtaactccgtattttaaagcAGGCTGCCGTAGCACGCAGCAGCCTGTTAGCCACATTCATTTACTACTGCAGCTGTAAGCCTGCAGAAATCACTGTTTAGGCCTAGAtcgactgggtgaggggtctgggtcaacagggggaatgcaggatgaagaaccagaggggtccgaTTGACATTGAGGCAGACCTGGCAGACTGGTGGATTAATGGGTAAAATTGGGAGAGTCCTTCAcgtgaacatgttttaaaaatctgcttccCTGCTTGCTTGAGTACTTGCGTGCTCATATGTGCATTTATGGGTCCCTGCGTgcttattttaaagttaccatccctatttgTAGCTCATATATCAAAGAAGATGGTAATTCCACTGTATGCATTTTATTGGCTGCTCTTGTTATTACCGATACGTTTATGTTAGTAGGAGCAATAGCTGTGagtattaaggtgaattttaaaagcccgatgtgcgctaaaattaggggatgcaagaatatgttgggctggcgcacgctgagtgcattttaaaagctgtccGAGTACGAGTGTTCACAAAAGGGGGCGGGCATGCCtgaatttaaaatagaaatttgCACAGGAATACTTGCATGCACCGGcgcacgctggggtcccctgccacgtaactttacttctactatggatggcataacttataaaacaaaaagctCTAGGTAGATCAGCGGGATATTAtaggttggggctaacagaggagaagggaggctattatactaggggagtttggaagtcctatcccttacctaagCAAAATGGGATTGAATTGAGAAAAAAGGTAATGGCGTCAGCccgcatgtctattaaaatcccctcacttacgtGGCAGAAGCGAGATTTGCTTGCATAGGCGTGCATCCACTGAAAATTGTGAACACATTTGTGTGCAGTCAGTCTATTATGTAACAAGCGTGcatatacgcacgtatattataaaatggccacgtcccagGGTGTGAGCTGAAGAACGTGGTACATGTGTGCCTGCACGCCTGTTTATAACTTTCTATCattgtgtatcttttttttttttttgtcatcttgtCAAGCTTGAATTATGAAATGGCGaaatattaataaagtttaatttggaaaaataaaaacacaatttggcatcatttttatatattaataaaataaatgaaaataatgaaTAAACACAATATATCGATCTTCAATAAATCAAACAAGTGCTCATCAATTTCAATGACAATGTAAACTAAGAGCCAAAACCCTCTTGGTATAGACAAGCCTCTACTTTCTTTCTAAATAGTGCCTAATCCTGAATTTGTCACAGGTCTAGTGGAAGAATATTGAGGTCTTTGGAACTATTATGAAGACGACCCAGATATTAAGAAGGCCTGTCTCTTGAAGAGGGGCCTCCTTAAAATCTGGAAGAACATCACCCGGCATGGCCTTTATCTACAAGAGTCAAAAGTTTAACTCGAGCaacgggtaaccagtgtagaccCTGTAAGTCTGGGGAAATATGCTCTTAAGTATTTAACTTGATATGGACATTCTGCAGAGCATATATCGTGGAGACATGAAATGGTAGGTTATCTTAACCATATCTGTAAGTTATAATCTTATACTCCTaggttttataatttatatttagaTGGCATTTTAGAagttttaattaatttactgttttttagtgaattttatatttatgagaaattgtaatttttcctttctctctatgTTATTGTAATGTACAAATTGTGAACCGTAGAGATGGACTTTGTCTaatcaacggtatataaaaactgtttaaataaaaataaataaataaataaaaatggtggAAATTCCCATTCAGCttaattttaaaagcgttgctcatgtaaaaatgcccacatacacgTGCATGTGGGCTACATACTAGCAAcgttgattttaaaaagctgcaaaatgcATGCGTAGGTACTCATGTGTGTGTAAGGAATAAGGGGGTGTGGAATGGGCGAGATATGGACGTTCGAGGGAGGGACCAAGACTTAACTTGcttaactccaaattttaaaactgaaaaccgcAGCGTGTGTGCTCTAGATAGCCGGGTtactgatgaggagcaagtctgtagaatTTGAGTTTTAGGGTTTATAGAACAGGGTAAGggatctgggtcaactggggggcatgTAGTATGAAAAActagagaggtctgaaagaccttgctattaactggacaaactggtggactaattgcaaaactgggaatgtgccttgtgtgagcatgttttgaatttcactaatatacacatgtaaaagctgacaagcTGACATGGTAGAGACATGCGCactagctgtgctcaagtaacctcttaaaattaggagcatactgacaggtggttggtgcattttaaaacatgcgtaaGCAagcgcacaattaaaaattccttgCTCGCGCACCAGTACGTGCGGGTATGGGTGcacacacactcattttaaaatcaacctcagtAGTTTTAGTGAGGTATATTTTTTGGCTTTCATATTTGTTATAtattgtttgtgtttatttttatatttatttttgcttttgcatGCCACTGTTATGATCAAATTATATAGTTGGGGACGTGATatataaactaaaaaaacaaaacaaaacaaataaatcctGGTGTCACCTCCGTAACGGCTACACAGCTTccctccactgccaggcacatgaAGCAgtacaaatcctgcaaaaaatgaaCTCAGAACCTACAATCAGCCGGAACTGATGGGACTCAAACAACAACCGCTACTATGaaagacagcactgcaaataaTACACCAGGACCTAGAACACCAATGTTTTATTTcagatgtgtttttgttttttgttatagtTTATTGGagtttttacaaattatacaaaatgcaaaaaatcaaagaacaaatttaggtatttatttatttatttaaaaacattttcatataccggtattagtatgcatacatcataccggtttacaatgtaactttaaaggcagaaattacaatgaacagggagggcgaacaaggaggagtatacaaagagtaggaggtggaggaattaaagcaataaataaaactgcaacggactatttacaggaatatacaaggcgtaggcaaggtATAACAACATATAAGTCCACCCATAAGTTATAAATAATTTTTCCAATACCTCAAACTTATAGTCCACTATATGGGAGGAATCCTACTAATTaagcataaaaaaagaaaatgtattatttcagaatttttttatatgtatgttaTTGTTTATCACTGTTTCAATTATTGTGTTTTACTGTAACCTGCCAGCTTCTTTCAATTGTGCGGGCTATAgattcattaaataaataaatgcacttctTACTGGGGAACAGGACAGGCTGGCCTGCTACAGATTCCTGCtcagaggggctgatgcaattacAAGTGCCCGTTTTCCTAAAGCACCCCatctacctctcctgggcgcaaaATGTTAGAGGTGCCCTGCTAAAAAGAATGCGCTAGGGATCAATTGTGCTGTCCCTAGCGTGTTCTTGGCCCATGCACagacacaggttaggaaaacggaagcTGGTAAATTGAGCCACtgccaagactttttttttctcatgatcctgctttctgtggttcctccaacttagtaTCGTGATGATATTaagaaggaggaaccacagaaaagcagtatgttttgcttttttgtggataCTTGGGGCATGTCAAGATTTAACACCAGTTCTAGGTCTGTTGTTAATTTTTGAGTGATAAAACATGCACATCgggggtaatagcctcatctgcatggcattttacatgtgatgagcactattggctAAGAGGGTTTTGACACGCTAATCTCATTATtgcataggaaaattggttcttacctgctaattttcattcctgtaataccatggatcagtccagactcctgggttctgtccactcaccagtagatggaggcagagaaagttcCAACTGACTCCGCCCCTTCCGTGAGGTACACCTATAGTACATcagtatttaaatgtattaaagCAGAAGAACTAAAAAACCCAACTAAGCAGCTAGCTCCtaaaaactgggagaaaattCCATAATAACCAGACTCACTGACCCAAATGGCAGCAGAACACCTAACAACATAGAACAAACATGTTCTTTGAGAAATACTTATCTGCAAAGTAAATAACAAGAATGAGTGGATTCTCCATTATCCCCAAACTaaaatgggcgggactctggactgatccgtggtactacaggaacgaaaattagcaggtaagaaccaattttcctttccctgtacgtacccggatcagtccagtctcctgggatgtaccagagctccttTACGCAGGGTGGGACCTTGAGAGTCCCACTCGGATCACAGCTTCACCGAAGCGCCCAGATCCTGGGGCCTGAACATCTAGgcgataatgtctagcaaaagtgtgtaaagacttccaagtcgttgccctacaaatctcttgtggagaaACTTGTTGATACTCCGCCCAGGAAGTTGCTTGTGACCGAGTAGAATGAGCACGAAGGCCGGACGGAAGCGACCGACCATGAAGTAAGTATGCCGAGCCAATAGCTTCTTTTAGCCATTGGGCTATAGTAGCCCTAGATGTTTTGTGCCCTCTCTTGGGGCCGctccagagcacaaaaagatggtccgacataCGGAAACTATCTGTGACTTCGAGGTAACGCAATAGACTCTGCCAAACATCTAGCTTTCTCAAATCTCTAGACTGAGGATCTGAAAACTGTGAATCAAGAAAAGATGGCAGATCaatcgactgattcaagtgaaaggaaGAAACCATTTTCGGAAGAAAAGACGGAACAGTCCTCAAAGAAACTCCAGAATCTGTAATTCTTAAAATTGGCTCCCTACAggataaagcctgaagctcagaaatcctATGGGCCGAAGAAATaaccaccagaaaaatcacctttaacgTAA is from Rhinatrema bivittatum chromosome 2, aRhiBiv1.1, whole genome shotgun sequence and encodes:
- the LOC115083854 gene encoding oocyte zinc finger protein XlCOF6-like; this translates as MILKAAKAETKMSAGASSQVPVTFEDITVCFSQEEWEDLDEGQKELYKEVMKETYQMLNSLENNDPSYDNTKTLPWELHENPEGNKMLLDRDAEDYSSCYEWGKSCRSQSIKEKLQRNSTGGLALSEQSARNIPYTWEEHRKQTTEERCVCDVCEILLRNPVTLKSQQRSYTEERPSTSADCEKTFSQEEELQIEQKTCVRERLFTCSECWRGFSSKRELMQHQKINKGEKLCTSEEQSKSFITKESPTKCKKNCTKERIFSSSDGDKIFNQKENFTKHPNLCQEEQQNSSKEFNESYCQREEFSKQMRTHTSETALSFTQSEKNFSRKADLQHQIIHNGERQFTSAECGKSISGKANLTSLLSIHTEIKPFTCTVCGKGFSRKRYLTKHQRTHAGLKPFTCTECGKSFSYRSYFIIHQTIHTGVKPFTCTECGKIFRHRASLIIHQRIHTGVKPFTCTECGESFSYIASLIKHQRRHGGVEPFTCTECGKGFNKKSSLTSHQRIHTGEKPFKCLECGESFSYVASVRKHERMHSGLKPFTCTECGKSFSWKENLKVHQRVHSGVKPFICTECGKCFSCKASLIVHQRKHSGVKPFTCIECGKSFSRKASLMVHQVSHSGLKPFGCTECGKSFSHKSTLRAHQSIHTGVKPFTCTECGKSFRMKAQFTSHQRIHTGLKQFTCTECGKSFSCQSNLKVHQSVHTGVKPFTCTECGKRFRIKAHFTSHQRIHTGVKPFTCIECGKSFRMKAQFTNHQRIHTGVKPFTCTECDKKFSCKGNLRCHQRLHTGVKPFACTECGKGFSQKGHLTSHQRIHP